GGCGTCCGCCGCTAAGTGGTCCGGTTGGTGTTGGCGGTGCGGTACTGGAGCAGGACCGCGATCACGATGATCACGCCCTTGGCGATGTTCTGGATGTCGGTCTCCAGGTTGTTCAGCGTGAAGATGTTGCCGAGCACCGTGAAGATGAGGACGCCGATCAGCGTGCCGAACATCGAGGCGCGGCCGCCGCTGAGCAGGGTGCCGCCGATGACCACGGCCGCGATGGCGTCGAGTTCGTAGAGCAGGCCGTTGCTCGCCGCGCCCGAGGTGGTCCTGGCGACGACCATGATCGCGGCGATGCCGCAGCACAGTCCGGCGAGGCCGTAGACCATCGCGAGGTGCCGCTTCACGTTGATGCCCGCCAGCCGGGAGGCCTCGGGGTTGCCGCCGACGGCGAGGGTCCGCCTGCCGAAGGTGGTGCGGTTGAGCAGCACCCAGCCGATCGCGAAGACCACGGCGAGGATCCAGATGAGCACGGGGACGCCGAGGAAGTCGCCTCGGAAGAAGCTCAGGAAGTCCTGGTCGGTGACGACCTGGGTCTGCCTGCCGCTGATCCGCTCGGCGAGTCCTCGTGCGGAGGCCATCATCGCCAGCGTCGCGATGAAGGGCACGACCTTGCCGTAGGAGACCAGGAGCCCGTTGACGAGTCCGGCGGCGAGTCCGACGACCAGGCCGCAGACCACCATCATCCCGAAGCCGAAGGACTGCGTGGCCACGGTCGTCATCCACACGCTCGACAACGCCACCATCGAGCCGACCGAGAGGTCGATGCCGCCGGTGGCGATGACGAAGGTCATGCCGATGGAGACCACGCCGATGGCGGCGGAGAGCCGCAGCACCGTCGAGATGTTGCCCTCGGTGAGGAAGAGGCCGTCGGAGGTCAGGTAGCCGACCACGCACAGCAGGATCAGCACCGCGAGCAGGCCCAGGATGCGCACGTCTGGTCGCAGCCCACCGCCCATGGCGGCGAAACGGGCGGTGGGCTGCGGTACGGACGACTCCGTCGAAGGCGCCTGCCCCGAGCCGGTCTTCGTAGAGTCGTCCGTAGTCTTGTCGTCGGAGCCGAGGACCGAGTTCGACTTGTCGGTCACGCTGCACTCCCTTCCATCACCATGTCCAGTACGTCGGCCTCGGTCAGCTCTCCGGCCGCCGCCTCGCGCACCAGATGCCCCTCGCGGAGCACCAGCACCCGATCGGCGAGCCCGAGAACCTCCGGCACCTCGCTGGAGACCAGGACCACAGCGACACCGCTGGCGGCCAGTTCACGAATGAGCCGATACAGCTCGGCACGGGCTCCCACGTCGACACCCCTGGTGGGCTCGTCCAGCAGCAGCACTCGCGTGCCGTGCACCAGCCACCGCGCGACGACGGCCTTCTGCTGGTTGCCACCGGACAGGGTGCGGATCATGCGACGCGGGTCGGCGGGCCGCAGATCCAGTTCCTTCAGCTTCTCCTCGGAGTCGGTCAGTTCCCTGGCCCGCTCGGAGAATCCGAACCTGCTGTACCGACCGAGGCTGGCCAGCGTCACGTTGTGTGCCACCGACATGTCGAGCAGCAGCGCCTGACTCTTGCGTTCCTCCGGCGCCAGGCCGATGCCCGCCGACACCGCCGAGGGCACGCTGCCCGGCCGCAGTCTGCGGCCGTCCACCGTGACGTGTCCGGTGGTCGGCTTCCTGGCTCCGGCGATGGTCTCCAGGATCTCGCTGCGGCCCGCGCCGACGAGGCCTGCCAGGCCGAGCACCTCGCCCTCCCGGACGACGAAGTCGATGGGCTCGAACTCGCCCGCGCGGCTGAGGTTCTCCACCCGCAGCACCTCGGCGGCGTTCGGGTCGACGTGTTCGGCGCGGCTCGGGAACGCGGCGTCCCACTCCTTGCCGGTCATCAGGGCGACCAGCTCGGAGGTGGAGGCGCCCTGCGCGTCGAGGTCCCGCGCGACGGTGCGGCCGTCCTTGAGGACGGTGACCCGATCCCCGATCCGGCGGATCTCCTCCATGCGGTGGGAGATGTAGACGACGGCGACCCCGTCGGCGGTCAGCTCCTCGACGATGCGGAACAGGTTGTCCACCTCGTCGGCGGCCAACGCGGCGGTCGGCTCGTCCATGACGATCAGCCGGGCGTTGTGGGCGAGCGCCCTGGCCATCGAGACCAGCTGTTGTCCCGCGGCGGAGAGCCCGCCGACCTCGCGGCCGGGGCGGATCTCCGGGTGACCGAGCCTGCGCATCAGCTCGGCGGCGGCCTTGTTCGCGGCACGTCTGCGGGTGAAGCCCGCCGTGGCGAGCTCGTGGCCGAGGAAGATGTTCTCCGCCACCGACAGGCCGGGCACCAGGTCCAGCTCCTGGTACATGGTCGCCACGCCGAGCCGCAGGGCGGCGACCGGGGAGGTGAGGCGGGTGACCTCGCCACGCCAGCGGATCTCGCCCTCGTCGGGCTGGTGGGCGCCGGCGAGCGTCTTGATCAGCGTGGACTTCCCGGCGCCGTTCTGGCCGAGCAGACAGTGCACCTCGCCTGCTCGGACGCCCAGATCGACGCCGTCCAGCGCACGCACGCCGGGGAAGGTCTTGACGATGCCGGACATCTCCAGCAGCACCTCGGCCGCGTCGCCGGGGGACTCGGCCGCCGAGTCCGGGCCTAAGGCGCCGTGTCCCGGGGAGTCGAACCCCGCGGCGTCCGGCCCCGTCGGGGTCGACTCCGTCGTGGAGTCCTTGTCTGTCATGCCGGAGCCTCCGTCGCTTCCGCTGTCTGGACCGGAGCCAGGGTGGGGTCGTCGAGTACTCGCCGCATCGCGGCGTAGGCACCGCCGCGACTGGCCGCGTTGAACGCGAGGCTGGAGGGCACCAGCCGGGCGCCTGCGGCGTCGGGGCCGAGCACCCGGGCGGCGACCTCGCGGCGAGCGGGTTCGACCAGCCATTCCTGGAGGGTCGCGAAGTAGCCGCCCAACACCACCGCCGCCGGGTTCAGCACGTTGACCAGGATCGAGATGCCGATGCCCAGTGCCGAGCCGATCTGCTGCAGCGCGTCGAGGGTGCGGCGGTCGCCACGCTCGGCACGCGCTCGGATGATCGTCAGTCGTTGTTCGAGGTCCAGCGCGGGATCGCGCACCGGGTCCTCGTGGGTGGAGACGGCGCGGAGCAGGGCGATCAGCCCGACCTGCGTCTCCCAGCAGCCACGCGAGCCGCAGGAGCAGTAGGGACCCATCGGGTCCATCGCCATGTGTCCGACCTCGCCCGCCGAGCCGAACGCGCCGCGCAGCGGGACTCCGTCGGCGATGATCCCGGCGCCGATGCCGGAGGCCCCGGTGAGGTAGAGCAGGTCGGTGACGCCGACGACGTTGCCGGAGGTCTGCTCCGCCAGCGCGGAGAGGTTCGCGTCGTTGTCCACGGTGATCCGGGCCAGCGAGTAGCCGAGCCTGCCCGCGAGTCCGTCGGCCATCGGCACCTTGCGCCAGCGCAGGTTGGGGGCGAGCTGGACGACTCCGGTGGCGGGATCGATCAGTCCGGGCACCGCGACGGTGATCCCGGCCGTCCAGGCGCCCTGGGTCTCGACGGCGGCCAGCACCTTCCTGGCGAGTTCGGCGAGCTGGTCGAGCAGTCGTTCCGGTCCGAGGGCGATCACGTCGCCGGGGACCCGGCATTCGAAGACGACCTCGCCGGTGAGGTCGATCGCGGTGGCGGCGAGGTAGTCGACGTTCACCTCGAGGCCGATCCCCGAGACCGTCCTGGGCTGCACCTCGACGAGCATTCCGGGCCTGCCCTGCCTGCCCGCGACGATCCCGGCGGGGCGGACGAGGTCGCGCACCTCCAGTTCGGAGACGAGATTCGACACCGTCGCCTTGCTCAAACCACTCAGTCCGGCGAGCTGGGCGCGCGACTGCTGCCCGTGGCCACGCAGCAGGTCGAGGATCAGCGCAAGGTTCGCCTTGCGCAGCCCGGCCTGATCGGCCGGGCGATCCTGCTTGCCTCGCACCGGAACCTCGCTTCGTTGGGTGGTTCATCAAACTAAGGTGGCCCAGCTCACTCGTCAAGGTGAAATACCAGGAACTTCTGGCCGAGCCACTCGATCAGAGCAACACATCCAGGCAGACTTGTGAACTATCCCAACAAAAGTATGCTCAGTTGAGACCTGAAGTCGCTTGGCGGTGCGCCAGCCGAAACCGGTTGCCGACACGTCGAGTGACCGGTCCGGCCAAGTCGATCAGTCGGGGCAGGCCATCACTTCGGCTTCGCAGACAGCGGCACGGCAGCGCGATCGGGGTCCTCTAACCGGCGGCGCGGCGCGGGCGGATCCGGCGGCGCGTTCGATGACATTCGACGCGTTCGACGTCCCACGGCACGGCGAAGCAGGACCCGCGTGCCACTGCCCCCATGGGCCGCCACGGCGAGGGCGGTCGAGCGGCCCCGTCCGCCCGATCCGCGACAAGTCATGATCGCGAGAAGCGGGTGCTCGGTGGGAGCTCCGCTCACACCGTCGGGCCTGGAACTGCGCGAATCGGGTGGAACGAGCAGCTGCGGTCCCCGAATCCGCCTTCGACCGTGCAGAGAACGGCACCCCACACAGTGATCTTCGTCGTGCCGGACACACGAGCCGCCGCCCCCGGCAGAGCCGAGGTCCTGTGAGCGCTCCCGGCTGACCTGCGCATTCGTCCACTGTTGTCGTCGTCCCGTTCGCTCACGATCGCGACGACGGCGCATCCCGGCCGGATCGAGCGGATGCAGGCAGGGCACCGGACCTCGCCGAGTCGGGGGCCCGTTGAGGAAGACAGCGAGGCTCAAGCGGGCCTGCCGGATTGAGCACAGAGTGACGAGGAGACGAGTGACGACGTCGGCACCGACATGCGGTCAACGGCACGGGACTCCCGCACGGCCCGACACCCGTGCCGTGCCCCGACCGGAGGAGGAGGGCGGCGATCGGGCACGGGCCGCCTCGGGGCCTCGGGCGATCGATCCGCGTCCGCCGCTGCCACCCAGCCGTGTCCGACACACGCCATCAGCTCGATGATCCGCGCCGTCCACAGCGGGCGCCTGCCAACCGTTCGGGCGTACGGATTG
This genomic stretch from Actinoalloteichus hoggarensis harbors:
- a CDS encoding ABC transporter permease codes for the protein MGGGLRPDVRILGLLAVLILLCVVGYLTSDGLFLTEGNISTVLRLSAAIGVVSIGMTFVIATGGIDLSVGSMVALSSVWMTTVATQSFGFGMMVVCGLVVGLAAGLVNGLLVSYGKVVPFIATLAMMASARGLAERISGRQTQVVTDQDFLSFFRGDFLGVPVLIWILAVVFAIGWVLLNRTTFGRRTLAVGGNPEASRLAGINVKRHLAMVYGLAGLCCGIAAIMVVARTTSGAASNGLLYELDAIAAVVIGGTLLSGGRASMFGTLIGVLIFTVLGNIFTLNNLETDIQNIAKGVIIVIAVLLQYRTANTNRTT
- a CDS encoding sugar ABC transporter ATP-binding protein; translation: MSGIVKTFPGVRALDGVDLGVRAGEVHCLLGQNGAGKSTLIKTLAGAHQPDEGEIRWRGEVTRLTSPVAALRLGVATMYQELDLVPGLSVAENIFLGHELATAGFTRRRAANKAAAELMRRLGHPEIRPGREVGGLSAAGQQLVSMARALAHNARLIVMDEPTAALAADEVDNLFRIVEELTADGVAVVYISHRMEEIRRIGDRVTVLKDGRTVARDLDAQGASTSELVALMTGKEWDAAFPSRAEHVDPNAAEVLRVENLSRAGEFEPIDFVVREGEVLGLAGLVGAGRSEILETIAGARKPTTGHVTVDGRRLRPGSVPSAVSAGIGLAPEERKSQALLLDMSVAHNVTLASLGRYSRFGFSERARELTDSEEKLKELDLRPADPRRMIRTLSGGNQQKAVVARWLVHGTRVLLLDEPTRGVDVGARAELYRLIRELAASGVAVVLVSSEVPEVLGLADRVLVLREGHLVREAAAGELTEADVLDMVMEGSAA
- a CDS encoding ROK family transcriptional regulator, translating into MRGKQDRPADQAGLRKANLALILDLLRGHGQQSRAQLAGLSGLSKATVSNLVSELEVRDLVRPAGIVAGRQGRPGMLVEVQPRTVSGIGLEVNVDYLAATAIDLTGEVVFECRVPGDVIALGPERLLDQLAELARKVLAAVETQGAWTAGITVAVPGLIDPATGVVQLAPNLRWRKVPMADGLAGRLGYSLARITVDNDANLSALAEQTSGNVVGVTDLLYLTGASGIGAGIIADGVPLRGAFGSAGEVGHMAMDPMGPYCSCGSRGCWETQVGLIALLRAVSTHEDPVRDPALDLEQRLTIIRARAERGDRRTLDALQQIGSALGIGISILVNVLNPAAVVLGGYFATLQEWLVEPARREVAARVLGPDAAGARLVPSSLAFNAASRGGAYAAMRRVLDDPTLAPVQTAEATEAPA